The Manihot esculenta cultivar AM560-2 chromosome 1, M.esculenta_v8, whole genome shotgun sequence genome has a window encoding:
- the LOC110611253 gene encoding probable WRKY transcription factor 21: protein MEEVEEANRTAVESCHRVLGLLSQPQDQVQYRNLMVETGEAVFRFKRVISLLNSNLGHARVRKLKKLPTPLCQSLLLDNPHHRTDLQSKNFQFMQSGSYLDSRPIQELGSNAKNSLCFGTPSLELSSNGKNPLHHSQQTPSTHYNFLQQQQRLQLQQQQQMKQQAEMMFRRSNSGINLNFDNSSCTPTMSSTRSFISSLSIDGSVANLEGSAFHLIGAPRSSDQNSQQLKRKCSGRVEDGSVKCGSSGRCHCSKKRKHRVKRSIKVPAISNKLADIPPDDYSWRKYGQKPIKGSPHPRGYYKCSSMRGCPARKHVERCLEDPSMLIVTYEGEHNHPRIPSQSANT from the exons ATGGAGGAGGTTGAAGAAGCTAACAGGACAGCTGTGGAGAGCTGCCATAGAGTTCTGGGTTTGTTGTCTCAACCTCAAGATCAGGTCCAGTATAGGAATTTAATGGTGGAAACTGGAGAGGCTGTGTTTAGGTTCAAGAGAGTTATTTCTCTTCTAAATTCTAATTTAGGTCATGCAAGAGTCAGGAAACTCAAGAAATTACCGACCCCTTTATGCCAAAGTCTCCTTTTAGATAACCCACACCATAGAACGGATCTTCAATCCAAGAATTTTCAGTTTATGCAATCTGGCAGTTACCTTGATAGCCGCCCAATTCAGGAGTTGGGCTCAAATGCTAAGAATTCCCTTTGTTTTGGGACCCCATCTTTGGAGCTGAGTTCAAATGGGAAGAACCCTCTCCACCATTCCCAACAAACACCATCAACTCATTATAACTTCCTTCAGCAACAGCAACGTTTACAGCTCCAACAGCAGCAGCAAATGAAGCAGCAAGCTGAGATGATGTTTAGAAGGAGCAATAGCGGGATTAACCTGAACTTTGATAACTCTAGCTGTACACCTACAATGTCATCTACTAGATCTTTCATATCTTCCTTGAGTATTGATGGCAGTGTTGCTAATTTAGAAGGAAGTGCATTTCATTTGATTGGGGCACCTCGGTCCTCAGATCAGAATTCACAGCAACTCAAAAGAAAGTGTTCTGGACGGGTAGAAGATGGAAGTGTGAAATGTGGAAGTAGTGGAAGATGCCATTGCTCAAAGAAGag AAAACATAGGGTAAAGAGGTCAATCAAGGTTCCTGCGATTAGCAACAAGCTTGCTGATATCCCTCCTGATGATTATTCGTGGAGGAAGTATGGGCAGAAGCCAATCAAGGGTTCTCCTCATCCTAG GGGGTATTATAAATGTAGTAGCATGAGAGGTTGTCCTGCAAGGAAGCATGTTGAGAGGTGCTTGGAAGACCCATCTATGCTTATTGTTACTTATGAAGGTGAACATAACCACCCAAGGATACCATCACAATCTGCAAACACATAA